A stretch of Planococcus citri chromosome 5, ihPlaCitr1.1, whole genome shotgun sequence DNA encodes these proteins:
- the LOC135849385 gene encoding beta-1,3-glucan-binding protein-like codes for MLIYISVIIVTIFVFNKEIEGTIKYNYAGCYETNDPSKLSYQYAKKDDKNMTTKACVDLCESWRFAFAGLQKGECRCGQYQPPEMMRKNYGDCNHPCPGNKNYRCGGDSKFSVYETSLPPNNANGQASSNNVGIDNRLGTPTSAGKEQLIFQDNFDKLDITVWSYNIGPGRAPDYEFVTWERCLHVTYIRDGRVHLRPKIQPHEYTENSITLQTCTGKPVKCTKKAVSTYTPPPIQASQIFTKNTFAFKYGRIEVRAKLPIGDWMIPQIWLVPKNNTWYGEGYQSGQIRIAMARGNKQFDCSNSHYGHRRLEMGIILGPKSNLKQKMFYKMAPESWSNDFHTYTVIWTADKISFLVDNEELGTIQPGQGQTIRQLVGLPASTDNIYKNATNKMAPFDREFYILFGVGIGGLSDFPDTCAATPKKPWANDSPFSKAMSDFWNDRDTWFSTWKGENAAMKIDYAKVWSL; via the exons ATGTTAATTTATATTTCTGTTATTATTGTCACTATCTTCGTTTTCAATAAAG AAATCGAAGGTACGATAAAATATAATTACGCGGGATGTTACGAAACCAACGATCCATCAAAATTATCCTACCAATATGCgaaaaaagatgataaaaatatgACAACAAAAGCATGCGTGGATTTATGCGAATCGTGGCGATTTGCATTCGCCGGATTACAAAA AGGCGAATGTCGCTGCGGTCAGTACCAACCACCtgaaatgatgagaaaaaactaCGGCGATTGTAATCATCCCTGCCCAGGGAATAAAAATTATAGATGTGGGGGTGATTCGAAATTCTCAGTTTACGAGACAAGCTTACCCCCAA ATAATGCAAATGGTCAAGCTAGCAGTAATAATGTTGGCATCGATAATAGGCTTGGAACGCCGACATCTGCGGGAAAAGAACAGCTCATTTTCCaggataattttgataaattagacATCACAGTTTGGTCCTATAATATTGGACCAGGTCGTGCTCcg GATTACGAGTTCGTTACTTGGGAAAGATGTCTGCACGTTACTTACATAAGGGATGGCCGCGTACACCTCAGACCAAAAATACAACCTCACGAGTACACTGAGAATTCAATAACCTTGCAAAC CTGTACAGGAAAACCTGTGAAATGTACGAAAAAGGCAGTCAGTACGTATACTCCACCTCCTATTCAAGCTTCtcaaatatttaccaaaaatacttTCGCATTTAAATACGGACGTATTGAAGTTCGAGCTAAATTACCTATCGGTGATTGGATGATTCCAC aaatttggcTCGTGCCTAAAAATAACACGTGGTATGGAGAAGGTTACCAATCGGGTCAAATTCGAATCGCCATGGCTCGAGGCAATAAACAGTTCGATTGCTCTAATAGTCACTACGGTCACAGACGTCTAGAAATGGGAATTATCCTAGGTCCTAAATCCAACTTgaagcaaaaaatgttttataaaatGGCTCCCGAAAGCTGGAGCAATGATTTTCACACTTATACGGTTATTTGGACAGCAG ATAAAATTAGCTTCTTAGTCGATAACGAAGAATTAGGAACGATACAACCAGGACAAGGGCAAACAATTCGTCAACTAGTTGGCTTACCAGCAAGTACTGacaatatttataaaaatgccACCAACAAAATGGCGCCTTTTGATAGAGAA ttttacaTCCTTTTCGGAGTAGGAATCGGTGGCCTTAGTGATTTTCCTGATACTTGTGCTGCAACTCCGAAAAAACCGTGGGCCAACGACTCGCCATTCTCGaag gcCATGTCCGACTTTTGGAATGACAGAGATACCTGGTTCAGTACGTGGAAAGGTGAAAATGCAGCTATGAAGATTGATTATGCAAAAGTATGGTCactttga